One window from the genome of Hoplias malabaricus isolate fHopMal1 chromosome 18, fHopMal1.hap1, whole genome shotgun sequence encodes:
- the fbxw11b gene encoding F-box and WD repeat domain-containing 11-B, whose product MRVSGGTNNMEPDMEDKTLELMNTSVMESLPGDLSPKTTTVFKITNGPLTGSRKRPSEGNYEKEKDVCIQLFDQWSEADQVEFVEHLISRMCHYQHGHINSYLKPMLQRDFITALPAQGLDHIAENILSFLDARSLCSAELVCKEWQRVISEGMLWKKLIERMVRTDPLWKGLSERHQWEKYLFKNRTTEVPPNSYYRSLYPKIIQDIETIEANWRCGRHNLQRIQCRSENSKGVYCLQYDDDKIISGLRDNSIKIWDKQSLECLKILTGHTGSVLCLQYDERVIVTGSSDSTVRVWDVNSGEVLNTLIHHNEAVLHLRFCNGLMVTCSKDRSIAVWDMASPTDISLRRVLVGHRAAVNVVDFDDKYIVSASGDRTIKVWSTSTCEFVRTLNGHKRGIACLQYRDRLVVSGSSDNTIRLWDIECGACLRVLEGHEELVRCIRFDNKRIVSGAYDGKIKVWDLQAALDPRAPASTLCLRTLVEHSGRVFRLQFDEFQIISSSHDDTILIWDFLNVSTNGQMEGRSPSRTYTYISR is encoded by the exons aACACCTCGGTCATGGAGTCCCTTCCTGGAGATCTCTCCCCAAAGACCACCACAGTATTTAAG ATCACTAACGGCCCCCTGACGGGTTCGAGGAAGAGGCCGTCGGAGGGGAACTACGAGAAAGAGAAGGACGTTTGTATCCAGCTGTTTGACCAGTGGTCTGAGGCTGATCAGGTGGAGTTTGTGGAGCACTTGATTTCACGCATGTGCCACTATCAGCACGGCCACATCAACTCGTACCTCAAACCCATGCTGCAAAGGGACTTCATCACAGCGCTGCCGG CTCAGGGTCTGGACCACATAGCGGAGAACATCCTGTCGTTCCTGGACGCCCGCTCGCTGTGTTCGGCCGAGCTGGTGTGTAAGGAGTGGCAGCGTGTGATCTCGGAGGGAATGCTCTGGAAGAAGCTGATCGAGAGGATGGTACGCACAGATCCGCTCTGGAAGGGCCTCTCCGAGAGACACCAGTG GGAAAAATACTTGTTCAAGAACCGCACTACAGAAGTTCCCCCAAACTCGTACTATCGTTCGCTTTACCCAAAAATCATTCAGGACATTGAG ACCATAGAGGCAAACTGGCGCTGTGGAAGGCACAACCTCCAGAGGATCCAGTGCAGGTCTGAGAACAGTAAAGGGGTTTACTGCCTTCAGTACGACGACGACAAGATCATCAGCGGCCTCCGAGACAACTCCATCAAG ATCTGGGATAAGCAGTCTTTGGAGTGTTTGAAGATACTGACGGGTCACACGGGGTCAGTGCTGTGTCTGCAGTACGACGAGAGGGTCATTGTCACTGGCTCCTCAGACTCCACAGTCAG GGTGTGGGATGTGAACTCGGGGGAGGTGCTGAACACTCTGATTCACCACAACGAGGCGGTGCTGCACCTGCGCTTCTGTAACGGTTTGATGGTCACGTGTTCAAAGGACCGCTCCATCGCTGTGTGGGACATGGCGTCTCCCACCGACATCAGCCTCCGCCGCGTGCTGGTGGGGCACAGAGCCGCAGTCAACGTCGTGGACTTTGACGACAAGTACATCGTCTCTGCCTCGGGAGACCGCACCATCAAG GTGTGGAGCACGAGCACTTGTGAGTTTGTGCGAACTCTGAACGGACACAAACGTGGAATCGCCTGCCTGCAGTACAGAGACCGGCTCGTGGTTAGCGGCTCCTCTGACAACACTATCag gcTATGGGATATTGAGTGCGGAGCCTGTTTGCGGGTTTTGGAGGGGCACGAGGAGCTAGTTCGCTGCATTCGGTTCGACAACAAGAGGATCGTGAGCGGAGCATACGACGG CAAAATTAAAGTGTGGGACCTGCAGGCGGCTCTGGACCCCCGAGCCCCCGCCAGCACGCTGTGTCTGAGGACGCTGGTG gagCACTCAGGCCGAGTTTTCCGGCTGCAGTTTGACGAGTTCCAGATCATCAGCAGTTCCCATGACGACACCATCCTCATCTGGGACTTCCTGAACGTGTCGACTAATGGACAGATGGAAGGACGGTCGCCGTCACGCACGTACACCTACATATCCAGAtag
- the fgf18b gene encoding fibroblast growth factor 18b — MQPILPPLIILCVQTVVLLCSLLQVLAVDSINFGEHVENQTGARDSLSRRHHRVYQLYSRTSGKHVQVLGRRIQAKGEDGDKFAQLVVEADSFGSQVRIRGKETNFYLCMTRKGKLVGRKASGGNVECVFTEIMLENNYTAWMSTRYTGWYIGFTKRGRPRRGPQTLPNQQDVHFMKRFPPGEQPNLQHCSFTTVSKRTKRTQENSTSPDPHS, encoded by the exons ATGCAGCCCATCCTCCCCCCGCTCATCATCCT ATGTGTCCAGACGGTTGTGCTGCTGTGTAGCCTCCTGCAG GTGCTAGCGGTGGATAGCATTAATTTCGGAGAACATGTGGAGAACCAGACGGGAGCCAGGGACAGTCTGAGCAGACGTCATCACAGAGTTTATCAGCTGTACAGCAGGACCAGCGGAAAACACGTGCAGGTGCTCGGCCGCAGGATCCAGGCTAAGGGAGAGGACGGGGACAAATTCG CCCAGCTTGTTGTGGAAGCAGACAGCTTCGGGAGTCAGGTGAGAATTCGAGGCAAAGAGACCAACTTCTACCTGTGCATGACTCGCAAGGGCAAGCTGGTGGGACGG AAAGCCAGCGGGGGAAATGTGGAGTGTGTCTTTACGGAGATAATGCTGGAGAACAACTACACCGCCTGGATGTCTACTCGCTACACGGGCTGGTACATCGGCTTCACCAAAAGAGGGCGACCTCGCCGAGGGCCACAGACGCTCCCCAACCAGCAGGACGTCCACTTCATGAAGAGGTTTCCTCCTGGAGAGCAGCCGAACCTTCAGCACTGCAGTTTCACCACCGTTAGCAAGCGGACCAAGAGGACACAGGAGAACAGCACTTCTCCAGACCCTCATTCGTAA